From one Bacillus sp. FJAT-42376 genomic stretch:
- a CDS encoding aspartate carbamoyltransferase catalytic subunit, whose amino-acid sequence MKHLLTMSELEIEEIFRLICRAEKMKAGEVPLLNEKPLFAANLFFEPSTRTRFSFEVAEKKLGLHVLNFQAESSSVQKGETLYDTVRTLEAIGAHAVIIRHPEDRYFEELKDKVNIPILNAGDGCGHHPTQSLLDLMTIYEEFGTFKGLTVSIHGDIKHSRVARSNAETLSRLGAEVLFSGPDEWQDPLNPYGEYVRTDEAIRKSDVVMLLRIQHERHTGNEQKTSSYLEQFGLTPEREAAMKQGAIIMHPAPINRGVEIESSLVECSRSRIFKQMENGVYIRMAVLARALESKMLNKGEDHHVLHT is encoded by the coding sequence ATGAAGCATCTTCTTACGATGTCAGAGCTTGAAATAGAAGAAATCTTCCGGCTGATTTGCCGAGCGGAAAAGATGAAGGCGGGAGAAGTGCCGCTGCTTAACGAAAAGCCGCTTTTTGCAGCCAACTTGTTTTTTGAACCGAGCACACGGACACGCTTCAGTTTTGAAGTGGCAGAAAAAAAGCTTGGCCTCCATGTCCTCAACTTTCAAGCGGAAAGCTCCAGTGTGCAAAAGGGGGAAACGCTTTATGATACCGTCCGTACGTTAGAGGCGATCGGTGCCCATGCCGTCATCATCCGTCATCCTGAAGACCGGTACTTTGAAGAATTGAAGGATAAAGTGAACATTCCCATTTTGAATGCGGGGGATGGATGCGGACATCATCCTACCCAATCCCTGCTGGATCTCATGACCATTTATGAAGAGTTTGGCACATTCAAAGGCTTAACCGTCAGCATACATGGTGATATCAAACACAGCAGGGTGGCCCGCTCCAATGCTGAAACCCTTTCAAGGCTTGGGGCTGAGGTTCTGTTCTCCGGTCCCGATGAGTGGCAGGATCCCCTGAACCCCTATGGAGAGTATGTTCGTACAGATGAAGCAATAAGGAAGTCAGATGTCGTCATGCTGCTTCGGATCCAGCATGAAAGGCATACCGGAAACGAGCAGAAAACAAGCTCCTATCTGGAGCAGTTCGGCTTAACGCCTGAGCGGGAAGCAGCGATGAAGCAAGGTGCCATCATTATGCATCCTGCCCCTATTAACAGGGGAGTGGAGATCGAAAGCAGCCTGGTGGAGTGCAGCCGCTCCAGGATTTTCAAACAGATGGAAAACGGTGTGTATATCAGAATGGCCGTTCTTGCCAGAGCGCTTGAATCGAAAATGCTGAATAAAGGAGAGGATCATCATGTCTTACATACTTAA
- a CDS encoding dihydroorotase codes for MSYILKQANVLNSEGRFHIQDVLVEEGRIAEIADSIQRDSAEIIDASGKVVSAGFVDVHVHLREPGGEHKETIKTGTLAAAKGGFTTIAAMPNTRPVPDHKEQMNWLMEKIRTDAAVRVLPYASITERQAGKKRTNFAELKEAGAFALTDDGVGVQEAGMMLLAMKEAAAAGLSIVAHCEDNSLINKGSVHEGAFSEKHFLNGIPSVCESVHIARDILLAEAAGCHYHVCHISTKESVRAVRDAKRAGINVTAEVTPHHLILCDEDIPGLDPNFKMNPPLRGKEDREALIEGLLDGTIDFIATDHAPHTAEEKAEGMKLAPFGITGLETAFPLLYTHLVKTGKATLEQLLNWLTVKPAEIFGLPYGTLKEGAPADLVVLNLSEEKKIDPQEFVSKGKNTPFAGWSCTGWPILTMAEGKIVFDERGVRA; via the coding sequence ATGTCTTACATACTTAAACAGGCAAACGTGCTGAATAGCGAGGGACGATTTCATATACAGGATGTGCTGGTGGAAGAGGGAAGGATTGCCGAAATCGCCGATTCCATTCAAAGGGACAGCGCTGAAATAATTGATGCATCCGGCAAGGTTGTATCAGCCGGCTTTGTTGACGTCCACGTCCACTTAAGAGAGCCCGGCGGAGAGCACAAAGAGACGATTAAAACAGGAACTCTTGCAGCAGCGAAAGGCGGCTTCACAACCATTGCGGCTATGCCGAATACAAGACCTGTTCCCGATCATAAAGAGCAGATGAACTGGCTGATGGAGAAAATCCGCACAGACGCTGCTGTAAGAGTGCTCCCTTATGCATCCATTACGGAACGGCAGGCCGGAAAAAAACGAACCAACTTTGCAGAGTTAAAAGAAGCAGGTGCTTTTGCCCTTACTGATGATGGGGTAGGTGTTCAGGAAGCCGGAATGATGCTTCTGGCAATGAAGGAAGCCGCAGCAGCCGGTTTGAGTATTGTCGCACACTGCGAAGATAACTCACTGATTAATAAAGGATCTGTTCACGAAGGAGCTTTTTCTGAGAAACATTTTCTGAACGGCATTCCATCCGTTTGTGAATCTGTACATATTGCAAGAGATATTTTGCTCGCTGAAGCTGCAGGGTGTCATTATCATGTGTGCCATATCAGCACGAAGGAATCCGTTCGGGCTGTGCGGGATGCAAAACGCGCCGGAATTAACGTGACAGCAGAAGTGACTCCCCATCATTTAATCCTCTGCGATGAGGACATTCCGGGTCTGGATCCAAACTTTAAGATGAATCCGCCTCTCAGGGGAAAAGAAGACCGAGAAGCTTTAATCGAAGGGCTTCTGGATGGAACAATTGACTTCATTGCGACAGACCATGCTCCGCATACAGCCGAAGAAAAAGCAGAAGGAATGAAGCTTGCGCCTTTTGGCATTACAGGGCTGGAAACGGCTTTCCCGCTTCTTTACACACATCTCGTGAAAACAGGAAAGGCAACCCTTGAACAGCTTCTGAACTGGCTGACAGTCAAGCCTGCAGAAATATTCGGATTGCCATATGGGACTCTTAAAGAGGGAGCGCCCGCAGATCTTGTCGTTCTTAATCTGTCAGAAGAAAAGAAAATCGATCCGCAAGAATTTGTATCTAAAGGGAAAAACACACCATTCGCAGGCTGGAGCTGTACAGGATGGCCGATCCTTACGATGGCAGAAGGAAAGATTGTATTTGATGAAAGGGGAGTTCGTGCATGA
- a CDS encoding carbamoyl phosphate synthase small subunit, translating to MKRMLVLEDGTVFNGTGFGSDRESIGEIVFNTGMTGYQEILSDPSYCGQIVTLTYPLIGNYGINRDDFETITPFTGGLIVKEHAVHPSNWRSEYSLDEYLKMKNIPGLAGIDTRKLTRIIRSHGTLKGAICSGEADPNAILEKLRAVRLPVNQVERVSAKTPYASPGRGRRVVLVDFGMKHGILRELNKRHCDVVVVPFNTTADEILQLNPDGIMLSNGPGDPKDVPEGIEMIKGVLGKVPLFGICLGHQLFALACGADTEKMKFGHRGSNHPVKDLQTGKVAITSQNHGYTVKEGTLAQTHLTVTHIALNDRTIEGLKHDHEAAFTVQYHPEASPGPEDANGLFDQFMDIIETAGKGGSRLCQNA from the coding sequence ATGAAACGAATGCTTGTGCTTGAGGACGGAACTGTATTTAACGGAACAGGGTTTGGAAGTGACCGGGAATCAATCGGAGAAATTGTTTTTAACACGGGAATGACCGGCTACCAGGAGATCCTCTCAGATCCTTCCTACTGCGGGCAAATCGTCACGCTGACCTACCCTCTGATCGGGAATTACGGGATCAACCGGGATGATTTTGAAACGATTACACCGTTTACCGGAGGACTCATTGTCAAAGAACATGCCGTACACCCTTCCAACTGGAGAAGTGAATATTCGCTGGATGAGTATTTGAAAATGAAAAACATTCCGGGACTTGCCGGCATTGATACGAGAAAACTGACTAGAATCATTCGGAGCCACGGGACGCTGAAAGGGGCGATCTGTTCAGGAGAGGCTGATCCAAATGCCATTTTAGAAAAATTAAGAGCCGTTCGTCTCCCAGTCAATCAGGTGGAGAGGGTATCCGCCAAAACGCCTTATGCAAGTCCTGGAAGAGGAAGAAGAGTCGTGCTTGTTGATTTCGGAATGAAGCACGGAATTCTCAGAGAGCTCAATAAAAGGCATTGTGATGTGGTGGTTGTCCCATTTAACACTACAGCCGATGAAATTCTTCAATTAAACCCGGATGGCATCATGCTTTCGAACGGTCCCGGAGATCCAAAGGATGTTCCGGAAGGCATTGAGATGATCAAAGGCGTGCTGGGCAAAGTGCCTCTCTTCGGAATATGCCTCGGCCACCAGCTTTTTGCTCTTGCCTGCGGAGCGGATACAGAAAAAATGAAATTCGGGCATCGTGGATCCAATCATCCAGTGAAGGATTTGCAGACAGGCAAAGTAGCCATCACCTCACAAAATCACGGCTATACAGTAAAAGAAGGAACGCTTGCGCAAACCCATTTAACGGTTACCCATATCGCGTTAAACGACCGGACCATTGAAGGCTTAAAACATGATCATGAGGCGGCCTTTACCGTTCAGTATCACCCGGAAGCATCCCCGGGACCTGAGGATGCAAATGGCTTGTTTGACCAATTCATGGACATCATTGAAACAGCAGGAAAGGGCGGGAGCAGACTATGCCAAAACGCGTAG
- the carB gene encoding carbamoyl-phosphate synthase large subunit, giving the protein MPKRVDIKKILVIGSGPIVIGQAAEFDYAGTQACIALKEEGYEVVLVNSNPATIMTDTEIADQVYIEPLTAEFVSNIIRKERPDALVPTLGGQTGLNLAVELAESGVLEECGVEILGTSLEAIQKAEDRDLFRRLMNELNEPVPDSEIIRTVEEAFAFAAQIGYPIIVRPAFTLGGTGGGICSNEEELAEIVAYGLKASPVTQCLLEKSIAGFKEIEYEVMRDSGDHAIVVCNMENFDPVGIHTGDSIVVAPSQTLSDREYQLLRNVSLKIIRALGIEGGCNVQLAIDPESFQYYIIEVNPRVSRSSALASKATGYPIAKLAAKIAVGLTLDEMMNPVTGKTYACFEPALDYIVTKIPRWPFDKFESANRWLGTQMKATGEVMAIGRTFEESLLKAVRSLEADVHHLDLKRAAQLDDLHIEKRIRRAGDERLFFLAEAIRRGISAETLHEWSQIDLFFLNKLTGIIGLEKRIASHPFDLGVLHEAKKAGFSDQAVAELWSSQEREIYEFRKQSGLMPVYKMVDTCAAEFESSTPYFYGTYEEENESAVTARESVLVLGSGPIRIGQGVEFDYATVHSVWAIKEAGYEAIIINNNPETVSTDFSISDKLYFEPLTAEDVMHVIELEKPIGVVVQFGGQTAINLADELAARGVKILGTSLEDLDRAENRDKFERTLQALGIPQPLGKTAVSSREAAVIAKDIGYPVLVRPSYVLGGRAMEIVYREEELLHYMENAVKVNPAHPVLIDKYLTGKEIEVDAIADGETVVIPGIMEHIERAGVHSGDSIAVYPPQTLSEECKNKIMEYTIALAKGLNISGLLNIQFVLYNNDVFVLEVNPRSSRTVPFLSKITGVPMANLAAKVVLGQKLKDMGYETGLIEEKSGVYVKVPVFSFAKLRMVDITLGPEMKSTGEVMGKDATLEKALYKGLVASGIQIHKYGSVLLTVADKDKTDGLEIARRFYRIGYQILATSGTADYLKEFGIPAKVVNKISDQPNLLDVIRNGEAQFVINTLTRGKQPARDGFKIRRESVENGVPCLTSLDTARAILRVLESMSFSTEAMQELNSKREAVHS; this is encoded by the coding sequence ATGCCAAAACGCGTAGACATCAAAAAAATATTAGTGATCGGATCTGGACCGATTGTCATTGGACAGGCAGCAGAATTTGACTATGCAGGCACACAGGCGTGCATTGCTTTAAAAGAAGAAGGCTATGAAGTGGTTCTGGTCAACTCCAATCCGGCAACCATTATGACAGACACCGAAATTGCAGATCAGGTATACATCGAACCGCTTACAGCTGAATTTGTCAGCAACATCATCCGCAAAGAAAGGCCGGATGCACTTGTGCCTACTCTCGGAGGACAAACGGGACTGAACCTTGCTGTGGAGCTTGCAGAGTCCGGTGTGCTGGAAGAGTGCGGTGTGGAAATACTCGGAACGAGTCTTGAAGCCATTCAGAAGGCTGAAGACCGTGATTTGTTCCGCAGACTGATGAATGAGCTGAATGAGCCGGTACCGGATAGTGAGATTATCCGTACTGTCGAAGAAGCTTTTGCTTTTGCCGCACAAATTGGCTACCCGATCATTGTTCGTCCGGCATTTACCCTCGGAGGAACAGGCGGGGGAATATGCAGCAATGAGGAAGAACTGGCCGAAATTGTTGCTTACGGCTTAAAAGCAAGTCCGGTGACACAATGTCTTTTGGAAAAAAGCATCGCAGGCTTCAAGGAAATTGAATATGAAGTAATGAGAGACAGCGGAGACCACGCCATTGTCGTCTGCAATATGGAGAACTTCGATCCGGTCGGTATCCATACCGGAGACAGCATCGTCGTGGCACCCTCCCAAACGCTCAGTGACCGTGAGTATCAGCTTTTGAGAAATGTATCCCTTAAAATTATCAGAGCCCTCGGGATTGAAGGAGGCTGCAATGTACAGCTGGCCATTGATCCTGAGAGTTTCCAATACTATATTATTGAAGTGAATCCAAGGGTGAGCCGCTCTTCCGCTCTTGCATCGAAAGCAACAGGCTATCCGATTGCCAAACTGGCAGCAAAAATCGCCGTCGGACTGACGCTGGATGAAATGATGAATCCGGTCACGGGCAAAACGTATGCATGCTTTGAGCCGGCACTTGATTACATTGTGACGAAAATACCCCGCTGGCCTTTTGATAAATTTGAATCAGCGAACCGCTGGCTCGGCACTCAAATGAAGGCGACGGGGGAGGTTATGGCGATTGGAAGAACGTTTGAAGAATCCCTTCTGAAAGCAGTCCGCTCCCTTGAAGCGGATGTGCATCACCTTGATTTAAAAAGAGCGGCACAACTTGACGATCTCCATATTGAAAAACGAATCCGCAGAGCAGGAGATGAGCGTCTCTTTTTCCTGGCAGAGGCCATCCGGAGGGGGATTTCAGCTGAAACCCTTCATGAATGGAGCCAAATCGATTTGTTCTTCCTTAATAAGCTCACCGGCATCATCGGGCTTGAAAAGCGGATTGCCAGCCATCCGTTTGATCTGGGAGTTCTCCATGAAGCAAAAAAAGCAGGGTTTTCGGACCAGGCAGTCGCTGAGCTCTGGTCATCGCAGGAAAGGGAAATCTATGAGTTCAGGAAACAATCAGGCTTAATGCCGGTGTATAAAATGGTCGATACATGTGCGGCAGAATTCGAGTCATCCACCCCTTATTTTTACGGAACGTATGAAGAAGAAAACGAATCCGCTGTTACCGCAAGAGAAAGTGTCCTTGTTCTTGGATCGGGTCCGATCCGGATTGGACAGGGTGTCGAGTTTGACTATGCGACGGTCCATTCTGTCTGGGCCATTAAGGAAGCCGGGTATGAGGCCATTATCATTAACAATAATCCGGAAACCGTCTCTACCGATTTCAGCATCTCGGATAAGCTTTACTTTGAGCCGCTGACGGCTGAAGATGTCATGCACGTTATCGAACTTGAGAAGCCGATTGGGGTCGTCGTTCAGTTTGGCGGCCAGACAGCGATTAACCTGGCAGATGAGCTTGCTGCCAGAGGAGTAAAAATTCTCGGTACATCCCTCGAGGATTTGGACCGGGCAGAAAACCGGGACAAATTCGAAAGGACGCTTCAGGCTTTGGGAATCCCTCAGCCGCTTGGAAAGACAGCTGTTTCCTCAAGGGAAGCCGCAGTGATTGCAAAAGACATCGGGTATCCAGTCCTTGTCCGGCCTTCCTATGTGCTTGGAGGAAGAGCGATGGAAATCGTCTACCGGGAGGAAGAACTGCTTCATTACATGGAAAATGCGGTGAAGGTGAACCCTGCGCACCCGGTTCTGATTGATAAGTATTTAACCGGCAAAGAGATCGAAGTGGACGCGATCGCAGACGGAGAAACGGTCGTAATCCCGGGAATCATGGAGCATATTGAAAGAGCCGGCGTCCATTCCGGAGATTCCATTGCCGTATATCCTCCGCAGACGCTATCGGAAGAATGCAAAAATAAAATTATGGAGTATACGATTGCTCTAGCAAAAGGGCTGAATATATCCGGGCTCCTGAACATTCAGTTTGTACTGTACAACAACGATGTTTTTGTACTGGAAGTCAATCCAAGATCAAGCCGCACGGTTCCATTCCTCAGCAAAATAACCGGTGTTCCGATGGCGAACCTCGCTGCGAAGGTCGTACTTGGGCAAAAATTGAAGGATATGGGATATGAAACGGGTCTTATAGAAGAAAAAAGCGGTGTGTACGTTAAGGTTCCGGTGTTCTCCTTTGCCAAGCTGAGAATGGTCGATATTACACTGGGCCCTGAAATGAAATCAACCGGTGAAGTGATGGGAAAAGATGCGACACTTGAAAAAGCTCTTTATAAAGGTCTGGTTGCTTCAGGCATCCAGATTCATAAATACGGATCGGTGCTGCTCACGGTCGCAGATAAAGATAAAACAGACGGGCTTGAGATCGCCAGACGATTTTACCGGATCGGCTACCAGATTCTTGCGACAAGCGGTACAGCAGATTATTTGAAGGAATTCGGAATTCCTGCAAAAGTGGTCAATAAAATCAGTGATCAGCCAAACCTGCTGGATGTGATCCGCAATGGGGAGGCCCAGTTTGTGATCAATACGCTTACGAGAGGGAAACAGCCTGCAAGAGACGGGTTCAAAATCCGCCGGGAATCGGTTGAAAACGGAGTGCCATGCCTCACATCTCTGGATACAGCAAGAGCGATTTTAAGAGTCTTGGAGTCGATGAGTTTTTCTACAGAAGCGATGCAGGAGCTGAACTCCAAACGGGAGGCTGTCCATTCATGA
- a CDS encoding dihydroorotate dehydrogenase electron transfer subunit, translating to MIGKEEMLVVSHEEIAKDIFELVLQGELTEQMEAPGQFVHVKVSETAIPLLRRPISIARIDRADKTLTLIYRRGGEGTALLSRRNEGERVDLIGPLGNGFPADESVKGKKVLLAGGGIGVPPLYELSHQLKNLGAEPVHVLGFENKEAVFYEAEFARLGETYFSTADGSFGVRGFVTDAIREHGLSFDRLYACGPTPMLKALENLYSDKEVYLSLEERMGCGIGACFACVCHVPGDEKAYKKVCSDGPVFRAGEVVLSC from the coding sequence ATGATCGGAAAAGAAGAGATGCTTGTTGTTTCGCATGAGGAAATCGCCAAGGACATTTTTGAGCTCGTGCTCCAAGGTGAATTAACGGAACAAATGGAAGCGCCAGGGCAGTTTGTGCATGTAAAGGTTTCTGAAACAGCCATTCCTCTTCTGAGAAGGCCAATCAGCATTGCGCGGATTGACCGTGCTGACAAAACACTGACGCTCATTTACCGGAGAGGGGGAGAAGGGACAGCCCTTCTCTCCAGAAGAAATGAAGGTGAGCGGGTGGATCTCATCGGTCCACTTGGCAATGGATTTCCAGCAGACGAATCTGTTAAGGGGAAGAAAGTGCTTCTTGCCGGCGGAGGGATCGGGGTACCGCCTCTCTATGAACTTTCGCATCAGCTGAAAAACCTTGGAGCAGAGCCTGTACATGTGCTGGGGTTTGAAAACAAAGAGGCGGTGTTTTACGAAGCAGAGTTTGCCAGATTGGGCGAAACGTATTTTTCAACCGCTGATGGAAGTTTTGGAGTAAGGGGCTTCGTCACAGATGCCATCCGCGAGCATGGCCTCTCGTTTGACCGTCTGTATGCATGCGGTCCCACACCCATGCTGAAGGCGCTTGAAAATCTGTACTCCGATAAAGAAGTGTACCTGTCCCTTGAAGAACGGATGGGCTGCGGGATCGGCGCCTGTTTTGCCTGTGTCTGCCATGTACCCGGTGATGAGAAAGCCTATAAAAAGGTTTGCAGTGACGGTCCTGTGTTTAGAGCGGGAGAGGTGGTGCTTTCATGCTGA
- a CDS encoding dihydroorotate dehydrogenase, whose amino-acid sequence MLNITLPGLELKNPVMPASGCFGFGKEFSNLYDISKLGAVMIKAATPEARFGNETPRVAETPGGMLNAIGLQNPGLSSVIEDELPRLASFHVPVIANVAGSSVEDYVEVAEQISKAPNVAALELNISCPNVKTGGIAFGTDPRMAADLTKAVKHVSSVPVYVKLSPNVTSITEIAIAAEQAGADGLTMINTLLGMRLDLKTGRPVLANKTGGLSGPAIKPVAIRMIHEVSRAVSIPIIGMGGVQSAEDVLEFLYAGASAVAVGTANFVNPFICSEIIDALPGVLKQYGFSHIRECIGRSHEDVRKPDYHRA is encoded by the coding sequence ATGCTGAATATCACACTGCCGGGTTTAGAACTGAAAAATCCAGTGATGCCTGCTTCCGGCTGCTTTGGCTTCGGAAAAGAGTTTTCAAATCTTTATGACATAAGCAAGCTTGGAGCCGTTATGATCAAGGCTGCGACTCCTGAAGCAAGGTTTGGAAATGAAACACCCCGTGTGGCTGAAACGCCAGGCGGCATGCTGAACGCAATCGGCCTGCAGAACCCGGGTCTTTCGAGTGTCATAGAAGACGAACTTCCAAGGCTCGCATCCTTTCATGTACCAGTCATTGCGAATGTGGCAGGCTCGAGTGTAGAAGATTACGTCGAGGTTGCTGAACAGATCAGCAAAGCCCCCAATGTTGCGGCTCTTGAGCTGAACATTTCATGCCCCAATGTGAAAACAGGCGGTATTGCATTTGGGACAGATCCCCGTATGGCAGCCGATTTGACGAAGGCGGTCAAACACGTTTCCAGTGTACCGGTTTACGTTAAATTATCTCCAAATGTCACGAGCATTACAGAGATTGCGATTGCTGCAGAGCAGGCAGGGGCAGACGGTTTGACGATGATTAATACGCTCCTCGGGATGCGCCTTGATCTTAAGACGGGCAGACCGGTTCTCGCGAATAAAACAGGGGGGCTGTCCGGTCCTGCTATTAAGCCGGTTGCCATCCGTATGATTCATGAAGTCAGCAGGGCGGTTTCAATCCCCATCATTGGGATGGGAGGCGTTCAAAGTGCTGAGGATGTGCTGGAGTTCCTTTATGCGGGTGCGAGTGCGGTAGCGGTCGGAACGGCAAACTTCGTGAATCCGTTCATCTGTTCTGAAATCATTGATGCTCTGCCAGGCGTTCTGAAACAGTATGGATTCAGCCATATCCGGGAGTGTATAGGAAGGAGTCATGAGGATGTCCGCAAACCCGATTATCATCGCGCTTGA
- the pyrF gene encoding orotidine-5'-phosphate decarboxylase: MSANPIIIALDFSSKAETAAFLKKMGRQKLFVKTGMELFYKEGPAIVEWLKSEGHEVFLDLKLHDIPNTVNKAMKVLASLQPDLINVHAAGGRAMMEAAVEGLEAGTPAGFKRPRLIGVTQLTSTSDEMLHHELLITREMDETVMHYAGNVKRAGLDGIVCSVWESNRVKAAFGGEFITVTPGIRLAGDAAGDQSRIATPEKARAERVTHIVAGRSITEKEDPLKAYQQMQKNWEEVHR, encoded by the coding sequence ATGTCCGCAAACCCGATTATCATCGCGCTTGATTTTAGCAGCAAAGCTGAAACAGCGGCCTTTTTGAAAAAAATGGGCCGGCAAAAACTGTTTGTAAAGACGGGAATGGAGCTTTTTTATAAAGAGGGTCCTGCCATCGTTGAATGGCTGAAATCAGAGGGACATGAGGTGTTCCTTGATTTGAAGCTTCATGATATCCCGAATACAGTGAACAAGGCCATGAAGGTACTCGCTTCACTTCAGCCGGATTTGATCAATGTTCATGCGGCCGGTGGCAGAGCGATGATGGAAGCGGCCGTTGAGGGACTGGAAGCAGGTACGCCCGCTGGCTTCAAACGTCCGCGTTTAATCGGTGTCACTCAGCTGACAAGTACATCGGATGAAATGCTTCATCATGAGCTTCTGATTACCAGGGAGATGGATGAAACGGTCATGCACTATGCAGGGAATGTGAAACGGGCCGGACTGGATGGAATTGTATGCAGTGTATGGGAATCAAACCGGGTCAAGGCTGCTTTTGGCGGAGAGTTCATCACCGTCACCCCGGGAATCCGGCTTGCCGGTGATGCAGCAGGAGATCAGAGCCGAATCGCCACACCTGAAAAAGCGAGAGCGGAACGCGTGACGCATATCGTGGCGGGCCGCAGCATCACGGAGAAGGAAGACCCGCTGAAAGCCTATCAGCAAATGCAAAAAAACTGGGAGGAAGTACATAGATGA
- the pyrE gene encoding orotate phosphoribosyltransferase — translation MKEQIAASLLEIGAVTLKPNDPFTWSSGMLSPIYCDNRLTLSYPEIRSGIAKGLARLIQSSYPDATLIAGTATAGIAHAALVSDILGLPMCYVRGSAKGHGKGNMIEGLAGEGDRAVVIEDLISTGGSSIHTVQALRAAGADVLGVAAIFTYEFDQADQNFSKERISYRTLTDYSTLIQIAEREKRIEKDDINKLKLWRKEPSSLSWREEFSR, via the coding sequence ATGAAAGAACAAATTGCAGCATCCTTACTTGAAATCGGTGCAGTCACCCTGAAACCGAATGATCCCTTTACATGGTCGAGCGGTATGCTCTCTCCCATTTATTGCGATAATCGGCTAACATTATCTTATCCTGAGATTCGAAGCGGCATTGCAAAAGGGCTCGCCCGTCTAATCCAGTCAAGCTATCCGGATGCAACTTTGATTGCTGGAACAGCAACAGCGGGGATCGCTCATGCGGCGCTTGTGAGTGATATCCTCGGATTGCCAATGTGCTACGTGCGGGGAAGTGCAAAAGGGCACGGGAAAGGAAATATGATTGAAGGCTTAGCAGGAGAAGGCGACCGTGCTGTCGTGATTGAAGATCTGATTTCAACTGGCGGAAGCTCCATCCATACGGTCCAGGCATTAAGAGCTGCTGGAGCGGATGTGCTGGGGGTCGCTGCCATTTTCACATATGAGTTTGATCAAGCCGATCAAAACTTCAGCAAGGAACGGATTTCCTATCGGACACTGACCGATTATTCAACCCTTATTCAAATCGCAGAGCGGGAAAAACGAATTGAAAAAGACGATATAAATAAGCTGAAACTGTGGAGAAAAGAACCCTCATCTTTAAGCTGGAGAGAGGAATTTTCCAGGTAA